In one window of Leptospirillum ferriphilum DNA:
- a CDS encoding NAD(P)-dependent oxidoreductase has translation MAETMIGWAGIGSMGVRMVRRLLDNGIPVTGYNRTSGRLPSHPLFHAAHTPADIAEKSDLIFLMVTDGSASRALLEGPDGIARGLCPGSLVINMSTIAPEEAQEEALFLLSKGAGYLDIPVSGSLVPAEKGELLLLAGGDGAALERARSILLHFGKKILHFGPTGSGMKAKLVINLLLASHVESLVQTVLVGESLGLDGHQVLGMILDSPLATPFYRIKRTNIEKRSYDKAFSARLMAKDLDLLSLTLLRNRTPASLPFELGRHFRELVESGRGEEDVSALYEYFRDRILPK, from the coding sequence CGGAATCGGCAGCATGGGCGTCCGCATGGTCCGACGTCTTCTCGACAATGGAATCCCGGTGACCGGATACAACAGGACGTCTGGACGGCTTCCCTCCCACCCTCTTTTTCATGCGGCGCACACTCCCGCCGACATTGCTGAAAAATCGGACCTGATCTTTCTGATGGTGACAGACGGCTCCGCTTCGCGAGCGCTTCTGGAAGGTCCGGACGGGATCGCCAGAGGCCTTTGTCCGGGATCTCTGGTGATCAATATGTCGACGATCGCTCCGGAAGAGGCCCAGGAAGAGGCTCTCTTCCTTCTTTCCAAAGGCGCCGGATATCTCGATATTCCGGTGTCGGGGTCCCTTGTGCCTGCGGAAAAGGGCGAGCTTCTCCTGTTGGCCGGGGGAGACGGGGCCGCCCTGGAGAGAGCCCGTTCCATCCTTTTGCACTTCGGGAAAAAAATTCTCCATTTCGGCCCGACAGGTTCCGGGATGAAGGCAAAACTCGTCATCAACCTCCTCCTGGCGTCCCATGTCGAATCTCTCGTGCAGACGGTCCTGGTCGGAGAGTCCCTGGGCCTCGATGGACACCAGGTTCTCGGGATGATTCTGGACAGTCCCCTGGCCACACCCTTCTACCGGATCAAACGGACGAACATCGAAAAACGGTCTTACGACAAGGCTTTCTCCGCCCGGCTCATGGCCAAGGACCTGGATCTCCTGTCCCTGACCCTGCTCCGGAACAGGACACCCGCCTCCCTCCCGTTCGAACTGGGACGCCATTTTCGGGAACTTGTCGAATCCGGGCGGGGGGAAGAGGATGTCTCGGCACTCTATGAATACTTCCGGGACCGGATCTTGCCGAAATGA